From a region of the Chrysemys picta bellii isolate R12L10 chromosome 7, ASM1138683v2, whole genome shotgun sequence genome:
- the LOC135972585 gene encoding SRRM2 protein homolog rsr-2-like: MQADNRKRAPAWTVREVLDLIAVWGEDSVLAELRSKRRNAKTFEKISKGMMERGHNRDSEQCRVKVKELRQAYQKTKEANGRSGSEPRTCRFYAELHAILGGAATTTPPVIVDSGSGIVSSATPEDSADGGEEEEEDEEELAESTQHSVLPNSQDLFLTVTEVHSQASQASTQDSDPMEGTSAAANSSSLPPPSRRLSQIRRRKKRTRDEMFSEIMESSRSDRAHLNEWKETVSKYRKEASEREDRRDQREDMRDQREDRRDQREERRDQHEERRDARDERWRQEDQRSKDATLGLLREQTDMLRRLVELQERLLENRLPLQPLFHPPPSPCSVSSSPRRVRTRGGRLRTPSHSTPVDSPSKRLSFF; the protein is encoded by the exons atgcaggctgataatcgaaaaagagcaccagcatggaccgtgagggaggtactggatctgatcgctgtatggggagaggattcagtgcttgcagaacttcgttctaaaagacgaaatgcaaaaacttttgaaaaaatctccaagggcatgatggagagaggccacaatagggactctgagcagtgccgcgtgaaagtcaaggagctcagacaagcctatcaaaaaacaaaggaggcaaacggtcgctccgggtcagagccgcggacatgccgcttctacgccgagctgcatgcaattctagggggggctgccaccactaccccacctgtgatcgtggattctgggtcagggatagtctcatcagcgacgcctgaggattctgccgatgggggagaggaggaggaggaggatgaggaggagcttgcagagagcacacagcactccgttctccccaacagccaggatctttttctcaccgtGACTGAAGTAcactcccaagcctcccaagccagtacccaagactctgaccccatggaagggacctcag cagctgcaaattcctcaagcctccctcctccatcccgaaggttatcacagataaggcgtcgtaagaagagaacgcgagacgagatgttttctgaaattatggaatccagccgcagtgacagagctcatctgaatgagtggaaggaaacagtttcaaagtataggaaagaagccagtgaacgtgaggacaggagggaccaacgtgaggacatgagggaccaacgtgaggacaggagggaccaacgtgaggagaggagggaccaacatgaggagaggagagacgctcgagatgagaggtggcggcaggaagaccagaggagcaaggatgcaacgctggggctgctgcgtgagcaaacagacatgctccggcgtctggtggagcttcaggaacggctgctggaaaacagactgccgcttcagcccctgttccaccctcccccctccccatgttccgtatcctcctcacccagacgtgtaagaacacggggggggaggctccgtacaccttcccattccaccccagtagacagcccaagcaaaaggctgtcatttttttaa